A single genomic interval of Saccharothrix saharensis harbors:
- a CDS encoding PaaX family transcriptional regulator, which produces MDSADLRREHSVISPFNVEEIFPDVAAGSARLPRRQSGSSPQGLAVTLIADYTIGTRAWLPTTAIVALLGGFGVTAGAARTAISRLARRGVVEGSRQGRSSSYRLTEPAAAELLAGGISIATFATEPDAWDGSWTVVVFTMPKEEKARRSSLRAQLRWRGYGPLYDGVWVSPHPLTEQAHAELVAATPGSLTAFRGRLVGFRADITRDPIEAWDLTAIAERYRTFVRTWEPLLPRIRAGEVTGASAVRSRTEVMDTYRRFPTLDPLLPVDLLPADWPRARAREVFRAVYDGLIEPAQDYVRSVAAQDGPRPGIRAHTVAEMSTGVTARSPVRTASR; this is translated from the coding sequence GTGGACAGCGCGGACCTGCGACGGGAGCACAGCGTGATCAGCCCGTTCAACGTGGAGGAGATCTTCCCCGACGTCGCGGCCGGATCGGCGCGGTTGCCGCGCAGGCAGAGCGGCAGCTCGCCGCAGGGCTTGGCCGTGACGCTGATCGCCGACTACACCATCGGCACCCGCGCCTGGTTGCCGACCACGGCGATCGTGGCGCTGCTGGGCGGGTTCGGCGTGACCGCCGGTGCCGCGCGCACCGCCATCAGCAGGCTGGCCCGCCGCGGCGTGGTCGAGGGCAGCCGCCAGGGGCGGTCCAGCTCGTACCGCCTGACCGAGCCCGCCGCCGCGGAACTGCTCGCCGGCGGCATCTCCATCGCCACCTTCGCCACCGAGCCCGACGCGTGGGACGGCTCGTGGACGGTCGTCGTCTTCACCATGCCGAAGGAGGAGAAGGCCCGGCGCAGCTCGCTGCGGGCGCAACTGCGGTGGCGTGGTTACGGGCCGCTCTACGACGGGGTCTGGGTCTCGCCGCACCCGTTGACCGAGCAGGCGCACGCGGAGCTGGTCGCGGCGACCCCGGGCTCGCTGACCGCGTTCCGCGGGCGCCTGGTCGGGTTCCGGGCGGACATCACGCGCGACCCGATCGAGGCGTGGGACCTGACGGCCATCGCGGAGCGGTACCGGACCTTCGTCCGGACCTGGGAGCCGCTGCTGCCCCGCATCCGGGCGGGCGAGGTCACCGGCGCGTCCGCCGTGCGGTCCCGCACCGAGGTGATGGACACCTACCGGCGCTTCCCGACGCTCGACCCCCTGCTGCCGGTCGACCTGCTGCCGGCCGACTGGCCGCGGGCCCGGGCGCGCGAGGTGTTCCGCGCGGTGTACGACGGCCTGATCGAACCGGCCCAGGACTACGTCCGGTCGGTCGCCGCGCAGGACGGACCGCGTCCCGGCATCCGGGCGCACACCGTGGCCGAGATGAGCACGGGCGTGACGGCCCGGTCCCCGGTGCGCACGGCGTCACGCTGA